Sequence from the Prunus persica cultivar Lovell chromosome G5, Prunus_persica_NCBIv2, whole genome shotgun sequence genome:
GGCTCTCCCTTGCTTGTCTTCACACCGCAAGAAACACTACCCATATTCCAAAGAGAGGTTCTTTGAAAATCGTCTACTTGCCAAGGGAGAGAGTGTATCTTTAGGTatgatgtatatatgtacatatatatatataagtatatttatatatatatttttcttcttagcTGCGGGTCCAGCATGGGGAGCTTTGGCAGCAAGGTGAAGTGGTCTGCTAAGGGAGGCATGCGAGCTTGGTGTGCGCTGGTGAGCCAAGATGGCAGCAAGAGGTGCTGTCGCAAGCTTGGGTTCAACTAGAAGCGTGCCTGCTGCTGGCGAGCTCGGTGCGCACGGGTAGGCATGGCTAGACCAGGCGAACAGCTGGGCATGGCTGCTAGACCAGGCGAACAGCTGGGCGCGTCTTGGGCCGCAGGGCTGGAGCGAACGGAGCAGGCCCGTGCTGGGATGGGATGCGAGCTGGGCCGGAGCGCGAACCGAGCTGGAGGCGCGAACTGGGCTACTGCGTCGATGGGCCGCGTGTGCTGTGCGCCAAGTGGGCTCGGGCTGGCAGGCGCTGGGCTCCTCTGCAGATCGGGCTGCAGCTTGCTGGACCCTTTTttgctgctttttttttttttggttcacgAACTAGGAATTTTAACGCAATTCTCTTCGCTATTTTTTGCAGCTGCTCAATGACCATGTCTTCTGAAAGAAAGAGCCGATCACCAAGCTCACAAGTGCCCTTGTACCTGTGGGGCGGTTCTCAAGTTCCCAAAGAGAAGTTTGTGGCCAATTGGCACCGTGTCACCACCGAGGCCCAGTTCAAAACGTGGCGTGCCCTTTTCAACTCCCTATACCCAAGGATGTGCATGTCAAGTTGGCAGAGCCCTCATCTGATAGTATACCTCGTGCGGATTCGAACAATCCAGGCGCCAGGATTATCACGTTCCGCCCCTTCTATTTCTCGCTGGGTTTCACGTTACCGCTGTCGAAATTTTTCAGGGAGGTGTTCTGCGCCATGGAATGTGCCCAGAGCCAGTGTACTCCGAATGTTTATCGGGCGGTCATCTGCTTTGAAAATTTGAGCCGCTTCTTCAAGCTGGATTTGACCGTGCAGGAGTTCTTCTACTTCTTCGAGGTGAGACGCTTCGAGAAATATGCCCAACTTCGCGCACGCGAACCCAAGTTGTTTGACAGTTTGAGTCAGGGCGATCATGTGTGGAGCAAGGATGTGCTGGAGGTCAGCGGCAGATAGGAAGGGGAGGTTGGCGACGGTCCACTCGTTCCTCTCACCTACTGCGATGGTAAGTCGCATCCCTCTGATCTGCTACTGTTGCCATGGAATTCTTTGCTGTGTCTGACTAACTTTTGTCTCATTCTTGCAGATGATGCCATCCAAAAGAAGCTCGTTCTCGACCCGGACATGACGAAGGTTCGACAAACTTTGAGCATCCCCGCCAAGTTTCGTGAATGGCGCTGGCTGCTGAGCGAACATCGGAAGGAAGTCGGTGGCCTGCCCCCTGTTGAAGATATCGAAAGGTGGAAGTCGCGCTGCTTGGAGCTAAGTGACTTGCCAGTTgagcgggaggagtcatcgaCTGAGTCCCTCGAGGGTGGGAAAGCGTGCAGTAGCTCTGCTCGAGATGAAGCTGCAGTTTCACGATCAGTGGATACGTCTCCACAGCGAAGACAGCCGAGATCTTCTCTTGCCACGAACAAGTCTTCTACAAGGGAGGTCTCGCCTGCTCTGAAGGCCCATACGGGAGTTGCTTCTGCCTCGTCTGCCGGGATCAAACTCCTCGTCAGCGCGAACAGCAAGAAGGCCAACAGCATGCAGGAGGTTCGGGAAATTCTGCTCAAGTCTTTGCCCGTACTGCCTAAGACCCGTGATCTGCCATGCAAGGAAGCCGCTGGGAAGCAAGGTTTGGGTCGTCCGTGCCGATCTGGGAATCAAGCTGAGAGGACTGTACCTCTGCCTAGCAACCACGACTCATCTGCGGGGCCACGAACAGTCAAGCGCAGGGCTGACTCAATGTTGCAAGTTACAGTCAAAAGAGCTAAAGAGTCGTCTGCTCGAGCGAAGAGTCCTCCAATTGCACGAACTGCCGGTTCGAGAACTGGTGATAGCTCTGCTGGGGGCGAGCCAGTGTCTGATCTGCTGAAAATAGCCTTTCTGTCAAGTCCATCTGCTTGCACTAGGCTAGTTGATCACATGTATCGAGCTGGTGACCTTTGTGCTTTCTCGAGCCTTCCCTTGGAtaagcaagaagaagctgcCATGTATCACCTTCAAAAAGGAATGGTTTTTGCTGTTGGGGCCATGCGGAACTCGCGTAAtgttgccccctcttctgCCCTGCTCGACGAGCTGGTGAAGAAGAATTCCGACCTGACTGACAAGCTCTCGAACTAGCGGATTCGCCATGATGCGAGGATTTCTGAGATGAAGGAGAGTATGTCCGTGCTCAAGAGTTCAGTTGGCCAAAAGGATGGTGAACTCAAGTCTTTTATGGCTACCCTGCTCGAACGCAAGGAAGCCTACTTCTGCCTCGAACGTAAGCATGCTGCTTTGGCCCAGGATCGTGACAAACTGCTGGTCAAGTTTGATACCCATGTGGAAGCCACGGAGGCATCCAAGCAAGAGATGGCTGCTAATGCGTACAAGCTGGGATACCTGGATTGCCAGAATGGTGCTTCTCCTTGCTGCCCTCTCGAAGATGATGACGGTGAGCAGTCTGGTCTTGACCTGCCCCCCGCTCAGAGTGAGCAGGTGGATGTTGTGGATGCAGAAGCAGTTGAAGAGCAGATAGTAGATGAAGCTGCAATTGAGGAAGACAAACACCAGGGTGGGTCAGCTGATGAGGCTAAGGCGGATGCGAAGGGGCAGGCAGCCGAGGCGGTTGAGCAAGTTGTGCCGGTTGGGCAGAATGAGGTTGTTGCCAGTGCAGTTGAGGATGTGATCGGCTAAGGGTCACCTGCTGAAGTTCTCTAGTAGTTGTAGTtcatttttgctatttttgaactttgttattttctttcaataagtGGTCTTTGGTTGACCATCTTACTTCTTGTTGAACTTGGCTGATTGGCCGCTTTGTTatggaattttcagttgtcttTCGAACTTCAATTCTCATTGTATCTTGTAAGTGTGTGTCCGGAGACATAGCACTTGGAAGACATAGCACTTGAAAGACACTCAATTGAGTTTGTACTTGTGAAGTAGCTTGCCTGCAATGGAGATAAGGCTCATCGCCTGTGTgtgtatgtcggggacataacGCTTGAAAaggactccattgagtttgtgctccggggagcagcttgccTGCAATGGAGATAAGGCTTGccgcctgtgtgcgtatgtcggggacgtaacgcttgaaaaagactccattgagtttgtgctccggggagcagcttgccTGCAATGGAGATAAtgcttgtcgcctgtgtgcgtatgtcggggacatagcgcttgaaaaatactccattgagtttgtgctccgggtagcagcttgtctgcaatgtaaggcttgtcgcctgctAGGAGTCGAGCTGGTAAGCGAAGAGCTTCATGGATAGTATCTCCGAAGGTGGTGGGCATTCCATTGTCTTGGAATTTCCTTCCCTTCTAGAGTGTCGAGGGTGTAACTTCCTCTGCCCCCAGATTGGCTGATCATGTAGGGGCCTTCCCAGTTtggcttcatcttctttgacaCTTGCCTCGTTTCTGCGAGAAAGCTGCGAAATGAGCTTCTCCAATTTTTGGgtagcgagtctctgcatcgaggagagcttttAACGTATAGAATATCGGATGTTGGGCCCCAAGttcttctcggatgagagctgagctgacGGCCGAGTCGGACACTGTCAGGGGCTTGCTGGCAGGGTTGACATGGAGGCGGTGGCAGATGATGTTTGGGTCGATGCCGGGCATGTCAGATGGTCATCACgcgaacatgtctttgttgttttggaggAAGGTGGTAAGCTCCACCTTCTCGTCTGGGCTTAGGTGCGAGCCGATCCGCGCTTTCTTATCTAGTTGGTTAGGATTGAGGGGTACTAACTCAACGTCTTCCTCAGGCTTCCAACCTTCTTCAAGGGAGCCTTCCTGGCGGATTCCCTCATCTCGATCCTTCTTGTTTGGATTCTGGCGCGAGCCGATCTGCGCTTCTTTGTCTGGCTGGCCAAGATCAAGGGGTACTAACTCAACGTCATCATCAGACTTCCAACCCTTTTCAGGGAGTCTTCCGGGCGGATTCCCTCGCCTTGATCCTTCTTGTTTGGATTCTGGCGCGAGCCGATCTGCGCTTCTTTGTCTGGCTGGCCAAGATCGGGGGTACTAACTCAACGTCATCCTCAGACTTCCAACCCTTTTCAGGGGAGTCTTCCGGGGGGGTTCCCTCACCTTGATCCTTCTTGTTTGGATTCTGGCGCGAGCCGATCTGCGCTTCTTTGTCTGGCTGGCCAAGATCAGGGGGTACTAACTCAACGTCATCCTCAGACTTCCAACCCTTTTCAGGGGAGTCTTCCGGGCGGATTCCCTCGCCTTGATCATGGCTCATTAATTGCTATTGTGGGGTAACAGCTCCCTTCTCATTCGAGCTTGCTTGTCTGCTGGGAGCGCTTCGTGCCTTGTTGGCAGCTTGCATTATTGGTGTGAACTGCAACTGCTTGCTCTTCTTGAGTCCGTGAGCTGTGCATCTTCTTGCCATGGCTTGGTCACTATTGATCTGCCCGATTCCGCCTCCAGGGATGGGGTAGCGAATCCTCTGGTGTAGAGCAGATGTGATGGCCTCGATCTTGCTGATCCACGGTCGGCCCAAGATTCCGTTGTACGGGGAGATCTCGTCGATGACCATGAAGGTTTGCGAGCAGACTACTGGGGGTGAGTGGACGTCAAGGTCGACCAGTCCAACAGTGATTGATGTGGCCCCATTGAAGCCAGTGAGCGACCTGGCGAGTTTGCTAATCTTGGGCTCCAATCCCATCTGTTGGATGACAGATAGTTGCAGGATGTTGGCTGCGCTGCCCTCATCCACATGAACTCGCTCGATCACAGCTTGTTTAATCTGAATGCAGATGACTAGGGCGTCATTATGCGGTAGGTCAAGCCCGATCAAGTCTTTCTTCTGGAAACCAATGATGGGTGTATCCACGATAACTGGTACTCCTGTTGTGACTTGGGAGACATAAGTCGCCTACGCGATCTTCCTTTTGTGCTCCTTGGTGGTCAGCCTGGACTCTTGAGAGTCAGCTAGAATGGTGTTGATTCGAATGACCTTTTTGGGGAGGTTCCTTGGCTGCCGCATCACGATCCTCGATTTGTTGGATGGCCTTCTTTGCGACGAATTCTGTGCAAAGACCTTCTCTGACCAGCTCCTCAATATGCCTTTTCCAAGCATTGCAATTGTTGGTGTAATGACCGTGCTCCCCGTGGAATGCGCAGTATTTACTGGTGTCCCTCTTAGAGGGGTCTCCTTTCATGGGTGGCGGTCTCCTCACCCATGGCTTGTCCTTCACTTGAGCCAGGATCTGATGAATTGGGATAGCGAACTCAGTGAAGGTCCCTATTTCTGAGCTTCCCTCTCTGGGCCGCGATCTGCCCTTATCTCGGGCTTTTTGCTCGAACTGGTTGCTCTTTTGGCTTGCCTGCTTCGTCGAGTGATCAACTTGCTTGCTGGCTTTCTTTGCGGCGATTCAATCATCGTCCCAAAGTGCGTAGCGTTCTGCCGTCGCGAACACTTCTGCCAAGGTTTGACTTGGTGTTATGGCCAGTTCCCGGTATAGCTCGTGCTCGGTTGGCAAGCCCTTCTTGCAAGCTGAGGATGCAACTTGGTCATTGCATCCTATGATGTTATAGGCCTTTTCATCCTTTGTGAAGATGAAGGCCAACTCCTTAAAGTTTCCTATCGACGCAGACGGTAGagtgtggaaccagtcttgaGCTGCTCCTCGCAGGGTCATCGCGAGCACTTTGCACATCAGGGCATCGTCTGCCTTGTACAGGATCATGGCGCTCTTGAAGTGCCTCAAATGGCTCTCAGGGTCAGAGTCCTCTTTGAATGGAGTGATGGATGGCGTTGTGAACCGCTTCGGTGGAGGAGCTCGTTCCACTTTGTCGGTAAAGGGCGAGCAGTCAACTCGATCAATTTCCTTATGCAGGGCCTCCTCCGTTCTTCCTTTAAGTTGGAGAGCTTGGAGTCGGTCATTTACTAGCTTCTCGACGTCCTCTGCTCGCAGGACTGGAGTCTCGGGCCGGCATCTTCGGTGCCTCGAGCGCGACCGGCTAACTTCTTCCTCGGTCCCCAAGGGTCGATCCCCTTGAGTGTTCTGCCCGTGGGGCAGATTAGGAGATTGAGCTTGTGAGGATTCCTCTACATCTTGTCGCCGCGTGTTGGTCATAGAGCAGGTTGGTGGGCGTCGATCATCATCTTCTGCCCGCAAGGAGGGTTGTTCAGGTCGACGTCTTTGGTGTCTCGAGCGTGACTGGCTAACTTCTTCCTCGGTTCCCAAGGGTCAATCCCCTTGGGTGCCCTGCCCGTGGGGCAGATTAGGAGATTGAGCTTGTGAGGATTCCTCTACAGCTTGTCGCCGCGTGTTGGCCCTCGAGCGGGTTGGTGGGCGTCGGTCGTTGCGCTCGTCACGCGACTGCTCAAGAACTCGAGCTCCTTGTGGGCCCAAGCGGGCGTGGACATTAGACTGCGGGCCTAGCCTGTCGAGCACATTGGTTCTTGGTCCTAGCCTCGAACGGCTCAGAGTACGGCTCGCGACTGTCTGCGTCTCATCTGCTCGATCTCGATCTCTCCTCCGCCGGTTTGCCCTTGTCTCTGGGACCTCTCGAACTGCTTGCCGACATGCTGGTGTGCCCTCATCTCCTCGTCACGGGGTTCAAGGTTAGGGCCTTGATTCAAGTTGATCTACCTAAGTAGCTGGTCAATCAGGTTGTTTTGATCATCGACCTTCTGTGTGAGTTGATCGACCCGTGAGTTAAGGTCCACCTGACTGCGCGGGTCAAGTAGAGTGCTGTGCATCGGGCCCAACGGCAAATGGGCTAGGGCTCCATTAGACGCGTACACAGGTGCATATGTCGAGTGTGATCgcagaggagggagagaatgGATCTGCTCCAAGACGGGGATGACGTCGGAGTAGCCATGGGGCTGAGCAGCAAATCCGGTAGTTGAGTGGTGTGGCTGCTGCTGTGCTACGACGGCAAGACAGCGAGGCAGAGCAGCTCCTGTAATCAGCGCTGGCAACTGCAAGGCTGTGGAGGTCCCGGGGTCATGTGGTGGCTGTTCTGCAATTCCAGCAGCTGAATGCGGCTGCAAAGCACTGGAGGACGACTGCAAGGCGTTGGCAGCCACGATTCCGTGCGGTTGCATTGAGGTTTCCACCACGAAACCATGAGATGGGTCCATCGTGGTGGCGTTACTCTTCGTACGTCTTGTATCAACCATGGTTGTCCGAAAAAATGTGTGAAAGATGGATTTAGAGCACGCTTTGAATATAtctcgtgctctcaatgaaagcaccaatttgtttgtgcaaataatcttacgggagaatattcgtccaagattccttcgtcttctccgcctctctttctccctgcaaaataaatcggagtaaaaggaccacacccggggggtgttggccaaatgccctccgatgcctaagttaggtagggtaTTTCAAGGAAAACCGAGTGGCCGGAGCAGtatgtggtggccggagccttgtgtgagagagggaaagagaggaggtggctagggtttttgagaaataatttatgcagagtttcagtaggaatttagacgtacctcaaccattgtgtgtggctatgcttttatag
This genomic interval carries:
- the LOC109949346 gene encoding uncharacterized protein LOC109949346, which produces MKGDPSKRDTSKYCAFHGEHGHYTNNCNAWKRHIEELVREGLCTEFVAKKAIQQIEDRDAAAKEPPQKGVPVIVDTPIIGFQKKDLIGLDLPHNDALVICIQIKQAVIERVHVDEGSAANILQLSVIQQMGLEPKISKLARSLTGFNGATSITVGLVDLDVHSPPVVCSQTFMVIDEISPYNGILGRPWISKIEAITSALHQRIRYPIPGGGIGQINSDQAMARRCTAHGLKKSKQLQFTPIMQAANKARSAPSRQASSNEKGAVTPQ